The following proteins are co-located in the Mesorhizobium australicum WSM2073 genome:
- a CDS encoding outer membrane protein, whose protein sequence is MKTILLATAFLFVPAGMALAADPTETLPVAASYNWSGGYFGAQAGYARSDARVGQTFAPGSFDNYGWGYSPSGGFGGVFAGYNKQFDSGLVVGVEGDYSFASVKDTTLYRALGVDDPAFGGELELEAVGTVRLRAGYAIDRWLPFVTGGLAVASYKHTTTNIPGGPYADVRDTVAGYTLGAGGEYAVTDNWVVRGEYRFADFGRHTSVRHAFSNGAPLNRDAIELTTQDLRIGVAYKF, encoded by the coding sequence ATGAAAACGATTCTTCTCGCCACTGCCTTTCTTTTCGTTCCCGCCGGCATGGCGTTGGCCGCCGACCCCACCGAGACCTTGCCGGTCGCGGCCAGCTACAACTGGTCCGGCGGCTATTTCGGAGCACAGGCCGGATATGCCCGGAGCGACGCCAGGGTCGGACAGACTTTCGCGCCGGGCAGCTTCGACAATTACGGCTGGGGTTACAGCCCGTCCGGCGGTTTCGGCGGTGTGTTTGCCGGCTACAACAAGCAGTTCGACAGCGGATTGGTTGTTGGCGTCGAGGGAGACTACAGCTTTGCAAGCGTGAAAGACACGACGCTCTACCGGGCGCTCGGCGTCGACGACCCCGCCTTTGGTGGCGAGCTCGAGCTTGAGGCGGTAGGCACCGTGCGCCTCAGAGCCGGTTATGCGATCGATCGCTGGCTTCCTTTCGTCACCGGCGGCCTGGCGGTGGCAAGCTACAAACACACGACCACCAACATTCCGGGCGGTCCCTATGCCGACGTCCGAGATACCGTCGCGGGTTATACGCTGGGTGCGGGCGGCGAATACGCCGTCACCGACAATTGGGTGGTTCGGGGCGAATACAGGTTCGCCGATTTCGGCCGCCACACCTCCGTGCGCCACGCCTTCTCCAATGGCGCTCCCCTCAATCGGGATGCCATCGAACTGACGACACAGGATCTGCGGATCGGCGTGGCCTACAAATTCTGA
- a CDS encoding AraC family transcriptional regulator has product MKKNVFSSLDLPSHLDDRARFALWQDIHVAEIWSVEYAISGNVPFQADIEATAIGPLVLGRMAGTIKHASRKTRNIADDGRDGYLLLVNDGDTRLSGVQTGRDYSIGRGEGALVSASEALEMTGGDRNVWTNVVVPREIMENAFAHVEDRLALTIGVDNEALDMLKRYCGFLEAGPALLLPDLVAHATETIVDLIGLATGAKGEIAELAGVRGLRAARLQAILQTMRDNFADPGISAQHIAQRLRLSARYVHDLLQETGSSFAEHILELRLQRAHRMLRDRRNDRMRVSEIALLSGFSDVSYFNRCFRRRFGSTPNAAR; this is encoded by the coding sequence TTGAAAAAGAACGTCTTCTCTTCGCTCGATCTGCCGTCGCATCTCGACGACCGCGCGCGCTTCGCGCTCTGGCAGGACATTCATGTCGCCGAGATCTGGTCGGTCGAATATGCCATCTCCGGCAATGTGCCGTTCCAGGCGGATATCGAAGCCACCGCCATCGGGCCGCTGGTGCTCGGGCGGATGGCCGGGACGATCAAGCATGCGAGCCGCAAGACGCGCAACATCGCCGACGACGGCCGCGACGGCTATCTGCTGCTGGTCAACGATGGCGACACCAGGCTGAGCGGTGTGCAGACCGGCCGCGACTACAGCATCGGCAGGGGCGAAGGCGCGCTGGTCTCGGCTTCGGAAGCGCTGGAAATGACCGGCGGCGACCGCAATGTCTGGACCAATGTCGTGGTGCCCCGCGAAATCATGGAAAATGCCTTCGCCCATGTCGAGGACCGCCTGGCGCTGACCATCGGCGTCGACAATGAAGCGCTCGACATGCTCAAGCGCTATTGCGGCTTCCTGGAAGCGGGGCCGGCATTGCTCTTGCCCGATCTTGTCGCCCATGCCACCGAAACGATCGTCGACCTGATCGGATTGGCGACGGGCGCCAAGGGCGAGATCGCCGAGCTGGCGGGCGTGCGAGGCCTGCGCGCGGCAAGGCTGCAAGCCATCCTGCAGACGATGCGGGACAATTTCGCCGATCCCGGCATCTCGGCCCAGCATATCGCCCAGCGTTTGCGGCTTTCCGCGCGCTACGTCCATGATCTCCTGCAGGAAACGGGCTCGAGTTTCGCCGAGCATATTCTCGAACTGCGTCTGCAGAGAGCCCACCGCATGCTGCGCGACCGGCGCAACGACCGCATGCGGGTCAGCGAGATCGCGCTGTTGAGCGGCTTTTCCGACGTCTCCTACTTCAATCGCTGTTTCCGCCGCCGCTTCGGCTCGACGCCGAACGCGGCCCGTTAG
- a CDS encoding DUF922 domain-containing Zn-dependent protease yields MRACVRLYLPTAALVAFPLAAHAEWKPVEKVETYAISGQSGLELYRSIGENGPNVGITRAIAHTNFKLTWTRDYQPRAGACVLVSAKPKLIITYTLPSPSSPLPSAIQKNWEVFLAGVSAHEKVHGATIVDMARKIEAATVGLTVPDDPKCSKIRVEMTKRLSALSQAQRQASRDFDRIELGQGGNLQKLILALVNGG; encoded by the coding sequence TTGAGAGCCTGTGTTCGCCTGTATCTTCCGACCGCCGCCCTGGTGGCCTTCCCGCTTGCGGCGCATGCCGAGTGGAAGCCTGTCGAGAAGGTCGAGACCTACGCCATTTCAGGCCAGTCCGGGCTCGAGCTCTACCGGTCGATCGGCGAGAACGGGCCGAATGTCGGCATTACCCGCGCCATCGCCCACACCAATTTCAAGCTGACCTGGACCAGGGATTATCAGCCGCGTGCCGGAGCCTGCGTGCTGGTCTCGGCCAAGCCAAAGCTCATCATCACCTACACCTTGCCAAGCCCCTCCTCGCCGCTGCCGTCCGCCATCCAGAAGAACTGGGAGGTTTTCCTCGCAGGCGTCAGCGCCCACGAAAAGGTGCATGGCGCGACCATTGTCGACATGGCGCGCAAGATCGAGGCGGCGACGGTCGGCCTCACCGTTCCCGACGATCCCAAATGCAGCAAGATCCGGGTCGAGATGACCAAACGCCTGTCCGCCCTTTCGCAGGCGCAGCGGCAGGCAAGCCGCGATTTCGACCGCATCGAACTCGGCCAGGGCGGCAATCTGCAAAAGCTCATTCTGGCGCTTGTGAATGGCGGCTGA
- a CDS encoding VOC family protein, protein METQELHRGRLIDHLQLVVRDLPASRRFYEAVFQVLGVPIGGTGEDYFWADELFISSADSRAALGKLTGRHHLAFQARDHAMVDAFYKAGLEAGGTDNGAPGERSYHPGYYAAFLLDPDGNNIEAVHHGPANRSAASVKITF, encoded by the coding sequence ATGGAAACCCAGGAATTGCATCGCGGCCGGCTCATCGACCACCTCCAGCTCGTGGTCCGGGATCTCCCCGCCAGCCGGCGTTTCTACGAGGCGGTTTTCCAAGTCCTTGGTGTCCCGATCGGCGGCACCGGCGAGGATTATTTCTGGGCCGACGAATTGTTCATTTCCAGCGCCGACAGCCGGGCCGCGCTGGGAAAGCTGACCGGACGTCATCATCTGGCCTTCCAGGCCAGGGATCACGCCATGGTCGATGCCTTCTACAAGGCCGGGCTCGAAGCCGGCGGCACGGACAATGGCGCGCCTGGCGAGCGGTCCTATCATCCCGGCTATTATGCCGCCTTCCTGCTCGACCCGGACGGCAACAACATCGAGGCCGTCCACCACGGCCCGGCCAACCGCAGCGCCGCGTCGGTGAAGATCACGTTCTAG
- a CDS encoding SDR family oxidoreductase, with product MSVEKIAVIVAGGSGMGAAAAKRLAADGFKVAILSSSGKGEALAKELGGLGVTGSNQSNDDLQRLADLTLERYGRIDVLVNSGGHGPRAPILEITDEQWHTGMDVYLMNVIRPVRIVAPQMVKQKGGAIINISTAWVAEPNAMFPTSAVFRAGLAAYTKIFANTYAADNVRMNNVLPGWIDSLPATEERRDNVPMQRYGTSEEIAATIAFLASDGAGYITGQNIRVDGGVIRAL from the coding sequence ATGAGTGTAGAAAAGATAGCCGTCATCGTGGCCGGCGGCAGCGGCATGGGGGCGGCGGCGGCCAAACGGCTGGCGGCGGATGGTTTCAAGGTCGCCATCCTGTCCTCGTCCGGCAAGGGCGAGGCGCTGGCCAAGGAGCTTGGCGGGCTCGGCGTCACCGGCTCCAACCAGTCGAACGACGATCTGCAGCGGCTCGCCGACCTGACCCTGGAGCGCTATGGCCGCATCGACGTGCTGGTCAACAGCGGCGGCCATGGACCGCGCGCGCCGATCCTGGAGATCACGGACGAGCAGTGGCACACCGGCATGGACGTCTACCTGATGAACGTCATCCGGCCGGTGCGCATCGTGGCGCCGCAGATGGTCAAGCAGAAGGGCGGCGCCATCATCAACATCTCGACGGCCTGGGTAGCAGAACCGAACGCGATGTTCCCGACGTCGGCCGTGTTCCGCGCCGGCCTTGCCGCCTACACCAAGATTTTCGCCAACACCTACGCGGCCGACAATGTGCGCATGAACAACGTGCTGCCCGGCTGGATCGACAGCCTGCCCGCCACCGAAGAGCGCCGCGACAACGTGCCGATGCAGCGCTATGGCACATCAGAGGAGATCGCCGCGACGATCGCGTTTTTGGCGTCGGACGGGGCAGGGTATATTACCGGGCAGAATATCCGCGTGGATGGGGGTGTGATCCGGGCGCTGTGA
- a CDS encoding cytochrome-c peroxidase, protein MMTRRWKSLVIASAAISTFGFAAPANTAGSDGVHPGPLSRAQAFARAEALTALGRKMFFDPALSASGKQACSSCHDPRHAFGPASATPVEMGGPNLDQSGVRAVPSLRYLEAAPAFTEHSHDSEDEGDESVDNGPTGGLTWDGRADHGGDQAKIPLLSPFEMANKDEAAVSAALRKSAYADEFKATFGNDVFDRPGDAFDAAAEALGTFEQSAVDFYPYSSRYDAFLAGKATLSARELHGRALFEDEAKGNCASCHLSEPANDGEPPQFTDFGLIAIAVPRNPAIPANADPAYVDLGLCGPLRTDFRGRTDYCGLFKTPSLRNVALRKSFFHNGYFHTLREAVAFYASRDTDPGRWYPKNAYGTVDKYDDLPKAYWSNLNQDPPFDGKKPGDKPALNDAEIDDIVAFLQTLTDADQVAKRSQ, encoded by the coding sequence ATGATGACGAGACGATGGAAAAGCCTGGTGATCGCGAGTGCCGCGATCTCGACCTTTGGCTTTGCCGCGCCCGCGAATACGGCGGGGTCGGACGGCGTCCATCCCGGTCCGCTGTCGCGTGCGCAAGCCTTCGCACGCGCCGAGGCGCTGACTGCCTTGGGGCGAAAGATGTTCTTCGACCCGGCGCTCTCGGCGTCGGGAAAACAGGCCTGTTCCTCCTGCCACGATCCGCGCCATGCCTTCGGTCCGGCCTCGGCCACACCGGTCGAAATGGGCGGCCCGAACCTCGACCAGTCCGGCGTGCGCGCGGTGCCGTCGCTGCGCTACCTCGAGGCGGCGCCCGCCTTCACCGAGCATTCCCACGATTCCGAGGACGAGGGCGACGAGAGCGTCGACAATGGCCCGACCGGCGGCCTGACCTGGGACGGCCGCGCCGATCACGGTGGGGACCAGGCTAAAATCCCCCTGCTCTCGCCGTTCGAGATGGCAAACAAGGATGAAGCAGCCGTCTCCGCCGCCTTGCGCAAGTCAGCCTATGCCGACGAGTTCAAGGCAACCTTCGGCAACGATGTCTTCGACCGCCCGGGCGATGCCTTCGACGCCGCCGCCGAGGCGCTCGGCACATTCGAGCAGAGCGCGGTCGACTTCTACCCCTATTCCAGCCGCTACGACGCCTTCCTCGCCGGCAAGGCGACGCTATCGGCGCGGGAACTGCATGGCCGCGCCCTGTTCGAGGACGAGGCGAAAGGCAATTGCGCCTCCTGCCACCTCAGCGAACCGGCCAATGACGGTGAGCCGCCGCAGTTCACCGATTTCGGCCTCATCGCCATCGCCGTGCCGCGCAATCCGGCCATCCCGGCCAACGCCGACCCGGCCTATGTCGATCTCGGCCTGTGCGGTCCCCTGCGCACCGATTTCCGTGGCCGCACCGACTATTGCGGCCTGTTCAAGACACCGAGCCTGCGCAACGTGGCGCTGCGCAAGAGCTTCTTCCACAACGGATATTTCCACACGCTGCGCGAAGCGGTGGCCTTCTACGCCAGTCGCGACACCGACCCCGGCCGCTGGTACCCGAAAAACGCTTACGGTACCGTCGACAAATATGACGATTTACCAAAGGCTTACTGGTCGAACCTGAATCAAGACCCGCCCTTCGACGGCAAGAAACCCGGCGACAAGCCGGCGCTCAACGATGCCGAGATCGACGACATCGTGGCGTTTCTGCAGACGCTGACGGATGCGGATCAGGTGGCGAAGCGGTCGCAGTGA
- a CDS encoding outer membrane protein: MASAADVNETLPVAAGYDWSGLYAGVHFGYVAGKSNLFIGGAGIGGTDVNAAFDPDGFIGGIHIGVNQELANRFVLGAEADLAYGNVDAVGTFAGAGALLSSELKWSGSARLRAGYAFDRTLPYISAGVAAAKYEMSVVSSGPLGTVTIHDETHLGWTVGAGVEHAFTDKWIARVEYRYSDFGKEDLSVPIFGLGTVSNIDLKTHDLRVGLSYKF, translated from the coding sequence ATGGCGTCCGCGGCGGACGTCAACGAAACCTTGCCGGTTGCTGCCGGCTATGACTGGTCCGGCCTCTATGCCGGCGTTCACTTCGGTTACGTAGCCGGGAAATCCAATCTCTTCATCGGCGGCGCCGGCATTGGGGGCACCGACGTCAATGCTGCCTTCGATCCGGACGGTTTTATTGGTGGCATCCATATCGGCGTCAATCAGGAATTGGCGAACCGTTTCGTGCTCGGCGCCGAGGCTGACCTTGCCTACGGCAATGTCGATGCGGTGGGGACCTTCGCCGGTGCCGGCGCGTTGTTGTCGAGCGAACTCAAGTGGTCGGGTTCGGCCCGGCTGCGGGCCGGCTATGCGTTCGATCGGACGTTGCCTTATATCAGTGCCGGCGTGGCAGCGGCCAAGTATGAAATGAGTGTGGTCAGCAGTGGTCCCCTCGGTACAGTAACAATCCACGACGAAACCCATCTTGGCTGGACGGTTGGGGCCGGCGTCGAGCACGCTTTCACCGACAAATGGATCGCCCGCGTCGAATATCGCTATTCCGACTTTGGCAAAGAGGATCTCTCGGTGCCGATTTTTGGTCTTGGCACGGTTTCGAACATCGATCTCAAGACGCACGATTTACGCGTCGGCCTCAGCTATAAGTTCTGA
- a CDS encoding PLP-dependent aminotransferase family protein — MKASEIRELLKLLDQPDIISFAGGIPDPSLFPADAIRDAYADVLGGPEAGAALQYQVSEGYLPLRRWLAGQMGKLGVACDEANIFITSGSQQALDYLGKLFLSPGDTALVTWPTYLGALQAFNAYEPRYDRLRPEGGNMTPDAYHTAAAAHGGKVKFAYLVPDFANPTGNTLDRKQREAVLDLAGELDIAVIEDAAYRALRYDGEGVPPILALDCIRSGGIDKARTLYCGSFSKILSPGMRVGWVCAPRRVVERLVLMKQASDLHSPSVNQMVMHRVAEAVFDGQVEKLIGAYRERRDGLLGGLDANMPEGVTWSRPEGGMFVWVTLPEGTDATDLLARSVKEARVAFVPGNAFYADGTGRNTLRLSFTLATRSAVSEGIPRLAALLKG; from the coding sequence ATGAAGGCCTCCGAAATCCGCGAGCTGTTGAAGCTGCTCGACCAGCCCGACATCATCTCCTTCGCCGGCGGCATTCCCGATCCGTCGCTGTTTCCGGCGGACGCCATCCGCGATGCCTATGCCGACGTGCTCGGCGGCCCGGAAGCGGGGGCAGCACTGCAATACCAGGTTTCGGAAGGCTATCTGCCGCTGCGGCGCTGGCTCGCCGGGCAAATGGGCAAGCTCGGCGTGGCCTGCGACGAGGCCAACATCTTCATCACTTCCGGCTCGCAGCAGGCGCTGGATTACCTCGGCAAGCTGTTCCTGTCGCCAGGCGATACCGCGCTGGTGACATGGCCGACCTATCTCGGCGCGCTGCAGGCCTTCAACGCCTACGAGCCGCGCTACGACCGGCTGCGGCCCGAGGGCGGCAACATGACGCCCGATGCCTACCACACTGCCGCCGCCGCTCATGGCGGCAAGGTGAAATTCGCCTATCTGGTGCCCGATTTCGCCAACCCGACCGGCAACACGCTGGACCGAAAGCAGCGCGAGGCAGTGCTCGACCTTGCCGGCGAGCTCGACATCGCCGTCATCGAGGATGCCGCCTACCGGGCGCTGCGCTATGACGGCGAGGGTGTGCCGCCGATCCTGGCGCTCGACTGCATCAGGTCCGGCGGCATCGACAAGGCGCGCACGCTCTATTGCGGCTCGTTCTCGAAAATTCTGTCGCCGGGCATGCGTGTCGGCTGGGTTTGCGCTCCGCGCCGCGTGGTGGAAAGGCTGGTGCTGATGAAGCAGGCTTCGGACCTGCACAGCCCGTCCGTCAACCAGATGGTGATGCACCGCGTCGCCGAAGCCGTGTTCGACGGCCAGGTGGAAAAACTCATCGGCGCCTACCGCGAGCGCCGCGACGGCCTGCTTGGCGGGCTTGACGCCAACATGCCGGAGGGGGTGACCTGGAGCCGTCCGGAAGGCGGCATGTTCGTCTGGGTGACGCTGCCGGAGGGCACCGACGCCACGGACCTCCTGGCACGGTCGGTGAAGGAGGCGCGGGTCGCCTTCGTGCCGGGCAACGCCTTTTACGCCGACGGCACCGGGCGCAACACGCTGCGGCTGTCGTTCACGCTGGCCACCCGCAGCGCGGTGAGCGAGGGTATTCCCCGGCTGGCGGCGCTGCTCAAGGGGTAG
- a CDS encoding GNAT family N-acetyltransferase codes for MTDIQFRKAQASDLPAIVAMLADDPLGAAREDASLPLAQGYIDAFDAIDADPNQLLAVAVDGAEVIGTLQISFLAGISRKGGWRGQIEAVRVVSGRRSDGVGKKMFEWAIDECRARGCGLVQLTTDKGRADAHRFYEGLGFSASHIGYKKSL; via the coding sequence ATGACCGACATCCAATTCCGCAAGGCGCAAGCCTCCGACCTGCCAGCCATCGTCGCCATGCTCGCCGACGATCCGCTGGGTGCCGCCCGCGAAGACGCCTCGTTGCCGTTGGCGCAGGGCTATATCGATGCCTTTGACGCCATCGATGCCGATCCCAATCAGCTGCTTGCCGTGGCCGTGGATGGCGCGGAGGTAATCGGCACCCTGCAGATCAGCTTCCTTGCCGGTATTTCGCGCAAGGGCGGCTGGCGCGGGCAGATCGAGGCGGTTCGCGTTGTCAGCGGCAGGCGCTCCGACGGCGTCGGCAAGAAGATGTTCGAATGGGCGATCGACGAGTGCCGGGCGCGGGGCTGCGGCCTTGTGCAGCTCACCACCGACAAGGGGCGAGCGGATGCGCACCGCTTCTATGAAGGGCTCGGCTTCAGTGCCAGCCATATTGGTTACAAGAAGAGCCTTTAG
- a CDS encoding outer membrane beta-barrel protein: MHRFSIFAASSLVAATSAYAADTQQPLAAETVVTPHVSGYGELYLGGLRFVGDDYTTRAGGGAVRVNIPFAERWNLQGDLTYDRIWGHYAPLDDTRGAVHGFYRDSDRFAAGIFAAYTSVGESGVTVNNYAVGPEAQLYFGNLTLYGQASVGQLTISDFHGDQWGIRAVARYFVRKNLRLDAELDFNRTDYNGTNEDVVGAAVQAMYRFDETPWAVFGRYEFERRKFETSTQDTRANKVVIGLRASFGSDTLFDEDRNGATMDTYRAASVINTK, encoded by the coding sequence ATGCATCGCTTTTCAATCTTCGCCGCGTCGTCGCTGGTCGCCGCGACCTCCGCTTACGCCGCCGATACGCAGCAACCGCTGGCAGCGGAGACGGTGGTGACGCCGCATGTTTCGGGCTACGGCGAACTCTATCTCGGCGGGCTTCGCTTCGTCGGCGACGACTACACGACCCGGGCCGGCGGCGGCGCCGTGCGCGTCAACATTCCGTTTGCCGAGCGCTGGAATTTGCAGGGCGACCTGACCTACGACCGCATCTGGGGCCATTACGCCCCCCTGGATGACACGCGCGGTGCGGTCCATGGCTTCTACCGCGATTCCGACCGTTTCGCCGCCGGCATTTTCGCCGCCTACACATCTGTCGGCGAAAGCGGGGTGACCGTAAACAACTATGCGGTCGGCCCGGAAGCACAACTCTATTTCGGCAATCTGACCCTCTATGGCCAGGCCAGTGTCGGCCAGCTCACCATCAGCGACTTTCATGGCGACCAATGGGGTATACGCGCGGTGGCGCGCTACTTCGTCCGGAAGAATCTTCGCCTCGATGCGGAGCTCGACTTCAACCGAACCGACTACAACGGCACCAACGAAGACGTGGTCGGTGCCGCCGTGCAGGCCATGTACCGGTTCGACGAAACGCCATGGGCGGTGTTCGGACGCTATGAATTCGAGCGGAGGAAGTTCGAAACGTCTACGCAGGACACCAGGGCCAACAAGGTCGTCATCGGCCTGCGCGCCAGCTTCGGCAGCGATACGCTGTTCGACGAGGACCGCAACGGCGCGACCATGGACACCTATCGGGCCGCTTCGGTGATCAACACGAAGTGA
- a CDS encoding helix-turn-helix domain-containing protein has product MSEQPNLGDCLRALRKTHGWTLQEVSALTGVAVSTLSKVENDQMSLTYDKLLQICEGLGIHVTELLSGDRKQPAARTRRSVTSQSNTLRQLTRNYDYRYLATDLVRKRMVPIHAYARARTPQEFGPLTRHAGEEFLIVLKGEIELHTDQYAPVRLKAGESVYIDSTMGHAYLSVGEGDAEMLCVCSGDEPDMEGTLLSELETVEG; this is encoded by the coding sequence ATGTCGGAGCAACCCAATCTCGGTGATTGTCTGCGGGCTTTGAGAAAAACCCATGGCTGGACCTTGCAGGAGGTCAGCGCGCTCACCGGCGTCGCGGTGTCGACGCTGTCCAAGGTCGAGAACGACCAGATGTCGCTGACCTACGACAAGCTGCTGCAGATCTGCGAGGGGCTCGGCATCCATGTGACGGAACTGCTCAGCGGCGACCGCAAGCAGCCGGCAGCGCGCACCCGCCGCTCGGTCACCTCGCAGTCCAACACGCTGCGCCAGCTGACCCGAAATTATGACTACCGGTATCTCGCCACCGACCTGGTGCGCAAGCGCATGGTGCCGATTCACGCCTATGCGCGCGCCCGCACGCCGCAAGAATTCGGCCCGCTGACCAGGCATGCCGGCGAGGAATTCCTGATCGTGCTCAAGGGCGAGATCGAACTGCATACCGACCAGTACGCGCCGGTGCGGCTGAAAGCGGGCGAGAGCGTCTACATCGATTCCACCATGGGCCACGCCTATCTATCGGTGGGCGAGGGCGACGCCGAGATGCTGTGCGTCTGCTCCGGCGACGAGCCCGACATGGAAGGCACGCTGCTGAGCGAGCTGGAGACGGTTGAAGGATAG
- a CDS encoding acid phosphatase, producing the protein MTRLKFLTSFCLAGSALFPLAAANAAPPGFDKIDTVVVIYAENRSFDNLYGGFPGANGLANVSADQARQLDRDGKPLTELPPAWGGLTGKGVTPVVTEAQTAHLANAAFAIDDPKGFNEGTNVITHDLWHRFYQEQMQIDGGKNDKFVAWADSGGLVMGHYDGSSLPMWQVAKKYVLADNFFQGAFGGSFLNHFQLACACTPVYPHADTSPIKGQIAVVEADGTTLKVADNSPPSAMGGVPKFVNDGAITPDFYAVNTMQPPYQPSANKPAEGGDKALADPAAPTTLPPQHDITIGDLLSLKGVDWAWYAGAWQATLDGKNATPVPNFQFHHQPFNYFAAYAPGTAARTEHLRDGGLDGAAFIKAIDDGKLPQVAFYKPQGNLNEHSGYADVTSGDRHLADLVAHLEKSPQWSHMLVVVTYDENGGFWDHVAPPKADRWGPGNRIPAFIVSPYARMGTVDHTQYDTTSILRFITARYDLPVLTGIVARDKALAANGEPPMGDLSAALDLSR; encoded by the coding sequence ATGACGAGGCTCAAGTTCCTCACTTCCTTCTGTCTGGCCGGTTCGGCCTTGTTTCCCCTTGCGGCCGCCAATGCCGCCCCTCCCGGCTTCGACAAGATCGACACCGTCGTCGTCATCTATGCGGAGAACCGCAGCTTCGATAATCTTTATGGTGGCTTCCCCGGCGCCAATGGGCTGGCCAATGTCTCGGCCGACCAGGCGCGCCAGCTCGATCGCGATGGCAAGCCGCTGACCGAACTGCCCCCGGCCTGGGGTGGGCTGACCGGAAAGGGCGTCACGCCCGTGGTGACGGAGGCGCAGACCGCGCATCTGGCCAACGCCGCCTTCGCCATCGACGATCCCAAAGGCTTCAACGAAGGCACCAATGTCATCACCCACGATTTGTGGCACCGTTTCTACCAGGAGCAGATGCAGATCGACGGCGGCAAGAACGATAAATTCGTCGCCTGGGCCGATTCCGGCGGGCTGGTCATGGGCCATTATGACGGCTCGAGCCTGCCGATGTGGCAGGTGGCGAAGAAATATGTGCTGGCCGACAATTTCTTCCAGGGCGCCTTTGGCGGCTCCTTCCTCAACCATTTCCAGCTCGCCTGCGCCTGTACGCCGGTCTATCCGCATGCCGACACGAGTCCGATCAAGGGCCAGATCGCCGTGGTCGAGGCCGACGGAACGACCTTGAAGGTGGCCGACAATTCGCCGCCGTCGGCGATGGGCGGCGTGCCGAAATTCGTCAATGACGGCGCCATCACGCCCGATTTTTACGCCGTCAACACCATGCAGCCGCCCTATCAGCCGAGCGCCAACAAGCCTGCCGAGGGCGGCGACAAGGCGCTGGCCGATCCGGCCGCGCCCACCACGCTGCCGCCGCAGCACGACATCACCATCGGCGATCTCTTGTCGCTGAAGGGGGTCGACTGGGCCTGGTACGCCGGCGCCTGGCAGGCTACCCTCGACGGCAAGAACGCCACGCCGGTGCCGAACTTCCAGTTCCACCACCAGCCGTTCAACTATTTCGCCGCCTACGCGCCCGGCACGGCAGCGCGCACCGAGCATCTCAGGGATGGCGGCCTGGATGGCGCCGCGTTCATCAAGGCGATCGACGACGGCAAGCTGCCGCAGGTCGCCTTCTACAAGCCGCAGGGCAATCTCAACGAGCACTCAGGCTATGCCGACGTGACATCGGGCGATCGGCATCTGGCCGACCTCGTCGCGCATCTGGAGAAGAGCCCGCAATGGAGTCACATGCTGGTCGTCGTCACCTATGACGAGAATGGCGGCTTCTGGGATCACGTCGCGCCGCCCAAGGCCGACCGCTGGGGCCCGGGCAACCGCATCCCGGCCTTCATCGTCTCGCCCTATGCCAGGATGGGCACGGTCGACCACACGCAATACGATACGACGTCGATCCTGCGCTTCATCACCGCGCGCTACGATCTGCCGGTGCTGACGGGCATCGTCGCCCGCGACAAGGCGCTGGCCGCCAATGGCGAGCCGCCGATGGGGGATTTGTCAGCCGCGCTGGATCTGAGCCGATAG